The Hippopotamus amphibius kiboko isolate mHipAmp2 chromosome 3, mHipAmp2.hap2, whole genome shotgun sequence genomic interval CGGGGGGACCAGGGCGGGTGAGTCCACAGCCTATGAAACAGGATGTGTGGAGATGTTCGGGCAGGTCCAACATTTCTGGATCACAAATCCTTTAGAAAATCTGACCAACGCTACAGATCTTCTTCCCAGAGAGAGACGGGCTCCCGCACAACTACGCAGGGCTCGAGTCCACGAGCCCCGAGAGGCCTGCGCCCCCGAGTCTAGAGACGCCGACGGACTGGCGGCTCCTGGGGAGGGAGTCCTGTCAGCAGTGAGGCTGGTCAGCTCCCGGGAGACTAGGAGGCTCAGGGACAAAGCCTCCCCCTTCACCCTGGGCTTTGAAACGAAGGGAGGGAGTCACAGCCCAGGGCTCGGGCCCCCTGAGTGGAGCGAGGGTCGCACCTGCAGAGCTCCGGAACCCACGCCCCAGGAGGCTGCCTGGCTGGCCcgcgtccccctcccccccacctgcccAGCAGCCGCCTTACCTTCCCGGCACCAATCACCTTCTCGGCGGCGTAGACGGCCTGGCCGCATCGCGGGCAGCGCTCGGAGCCGCCGACCTTCTGGGCAAACTTGGACGCGTTGGGGTTGGTGGTGGGCCTGTGGCCGGCGGCCCTGCACGGGGAGGGGACGCGCGGTGAGACGCCGTAGGGCGCGAGACGGGCGGGGTCTGCCGCGGTGTGGGTCACCTCCCCCTTGACAGGGGGACACACCACGGGCGAGCACAACGCGGCGCTCACCGGCCCGTCAGAACGCCGGGGGCAGGGAGCACCTCGCCTGCCGGGactgccctcctctgccctcctctctggCCCTCCACGGGCCCCACTCCCGCAGCCTGTTGACCGCGAGGCTTCCCAGGAGACATCTGCTAACGAATCACGCCCACTGGGGCGGTGACCTTGGCCGAAAAGTGGGAACTCATCCGTCACGTCCATCCGTCCCCCAGGGCCAAGGAGCTGACAGGCCGACGGCCAACACCCCACCCACAGCAGGTCCGTGGGCAGCGGGTGCCGGGGACCTAGCGACACCCCGCGTGTCCAGGGGACCGAACTGACTCCCTGTGAGCAGGGGTGCGAGGCGGTCCGGCTCAGACACGCACTGGCTGTGGGGCCCCCAGCACGTCACCAAGACCGGCTGGGTTTTCTCAGCTGTGGAAAGAAGAGACGGGACCCAGGAGTTCTCGggcccctcccagctctgacGCCCGTGCAGGTGTGGGCTGCGGCCCCCTGCGGGGGGGAGCCTGGCCTGTCCCACTCCCCGCCGGGCCCGCTCCTCCGCCTGGCCTGACACACCGGTGGTGCTTCTGATCCTGGCGGGGGGGTGTACTCACTCTTCCTGTCTGATGCCGAGCGACTCCCCCTTGTCCATGCTCAGGGTGCCCGCGCCCTGCCCGTAGCCGTAGCCCTTGGGCCCGTACTTCTTGCCGTAGCAGGACTTGCAGTAAATCTCCTCGCCGTGCACAGCCACGGTGGTGCTGTCCAGATTCTTCTTGCAGACCActgtggagggaagagggcagagggagggttcCGTGCGAGCCCTCCGCGACCAGAGCTCTCTGGGACTCTCAGAGAGAGATCCTGGTCTCCCAGGAGCCTGGTGACGGGCGTCGGGGTGGCCGGGCAGccgggaggagaggggaggcgtAAGGATGCTGGCCGGGCCGCCTCCCCCCGGGAGGACCTTCCTCGGTCCTCTGCACCCTCGGACCTGCCCGGGTTCATCGGAGCCAATGGCCTAGGAGGACCGCaagccccaggaagcctgctgggcctTCACTCTGCCCTTGAGAGAGACCACGTGTCCcaacagaagaggagaaaaaagaaaggaaggaagtagaaGGGCAGGGCGTTCCTGTCTCCAGCGATGGGATCCAGAAGGGACACCCgtgcgggcttgggggcagggtgcaGGGGAAGTGATGCTCCCAGAGGGGAAGGTCAATGTTTATGAAGCGCCCAGCACAGcgggcttgttttttttttttttttattgtctgtgttaggtcttttttgctatgcgcgggctttcttttagttgcagtgagtgggggctactcttcgttgtggtgcacgggctcctcattgccgtggcttctcttgttgtggagcacgggctctaggcgcatgggcttccgtcgttgcagcacatgggctcaagagttgtggctcagaggctctaaagcgcaggctcaatagttgtggcacacgggcttcgtggctccgcggcatgtgggatcttcctggagcagggctcgaacccgtgtcccctgcgttggcaggcggattctcaaccactgcgccaccggggaaacCCACACAGCGGGCTTTGAAATGAGATATAGGTTGCGCTCATCATGACGAGATGTGACGTTTCTCATCTCACTTCGCCACAGGAGGACCTGAGGTCGGACCCCGGGAAGAGTTTGCTGACTCCAAGGCTAAGAGATTGGAATGGGATAGACTGGAGAGCCTGTGGGCTGCCCTGTCTTCCCGTGCATCTCAGAGCAGGGCCGCGCCCAGCGACCCAGAAGACAGTTCGGAGCCCAAGGTCACGTAGAGTCCGAGCACCCAGAGCCCAGccccgctcccccacccctcccagcccgTGTCCTCACTGGTGGATGGAGCGGACAGTGCCTCCCCCAAAAGAcggctgtgagaattaaatgagcccTCACCCGGGAAGCACTTAGCCCAGTACCCTGTGCACAGCAGGTCATCACAGACGTTGGCTGCACCTGTAGTGTGATGCAGAGCGGGTGCCCTGGGGACACACGGGCAGGCAGGGGCAGCCTCTACACCCCCCAGCTCCTGACCCCCGTCCTTCTCTCAAGAGACGCGACGTCCCCTGTTTCTTTAGGTCTTGTCCTACGAGGCTAATCGGGTCCCGTGAGGTCCTTAGACTCGGGATTCCGTGTGCCCACCTGGACCACATCCTCAAACACGTCCTTCTGAAGACAGACGCCGGGGCCCCCCTGAAGGA includes:
- the CSRP1 gene encoding cysteine and glycine-rich protein 1, which produces MPNWGGGKKCGVCQKTVYFAEEVQCEGSSFHKSCFLCLVCKKNLDSTTVAVHGEEIYCKSCYGKKYGPKGYGYGQGAGTLSMDKGESLGIRQEEAAGHRPTTNPNASKFAQKVGGSERCPRCGQAVYAAEKVIGAGKSWHKSCFRCAKCGKGLESTTLADKDGEIYCKGCYAKNFGPKGFGFGQGAGALVHSE